The DNA segment CGTACGGCTGGCTGGAGTCCCGAACCACCACCCATGAGGAACGGGAAACGCTGTTCGGCGACGACCCCATGGATGCAGGCTATTAGGGGCTTGGATCAAGGAACCGACCACGGGGCCACGAGGGGAACACGCGGTGCAGGCGACGCGGAGAACCAGAAACCTGAAAATCACCTGATAATGTATGCATACACTTGAAAAAAACGCCCGAAACGGGCGTGCCCTGCGCTAGAGTTATGCGTAACCGTGTAAGGACAGGAGCCAAACGTGAGCGAGAACGCCCAGACTGAGTTGAACGACAAGACCAATATCAAGGTTGTCGGTGTCGGTGGTGCAGGTGGTAACGCCGTAAACCGCATGATCGCTGAAGGTCTGCAAAACGTTGAATTTGTGGCTATCAACACCGATGCCAAGGATCTGCTTCGCTCGGACGCCGACGTCAAGATCTCCCTGTCCGACCAGACCAGCCGTGGGCTCGGCGCAGGCGCCGACCCGGAGAAGGGCGCCAAGGCCGCACAGGACCATCAGTCCGATATCGAAGAGGCGCTGAAGGGCGCCGATATGGTGTTCGTCACCTGCGGTGAGGGCGGCGGCACCGGTACCGGCGCAAGCCCGATCGTCGCCCGTGCGGCTCACCAGCAGGGGGCCCTCACCATCGCCGTGGTCACCCGTCCGTTCTCCTTCGAAGGCCCGCAGCGTGCCGCCTCCGCCAAATTCGGCATCGAGAACCTGCGTCAGGAAGTCGACGCGCTCATCGTCATTCCGAACGATCGCCTGCTTGAACTGTCCGACCGCTCCATCACCATCATGGATGCGTTCAAGACCGCCGACGGCGCACTGCTGTCCGGCGTGCAGGGCATTACCGACCTCATTACCTCCAACTCCTACATTCACGTTGATTTCTCCGATGTCACCGCCATTCTGCGTGGCGCCGGCACCGCACTGTTCGGCATCGGTTCCGCGCGGGGCGAGGATCGCGCCACCCAGGCCGCCGAGCTGGCCATCAGCTCGCCGCTGCTGGAGGAAAGCATCGAAGGCGCCCACGGTGCACTGATCAACGTTGCCGGCCCGACCGATATCGGCCTGCAGGAGGCCTCCGCTGCCGTGGAGCTCGTGCGCAAGGCCATTCACCCCGAAGCGCAGATCATCTGGGGTCTTGCCCTCGACGACGCCTATGGCGACGAAGTGCGCATCACCGTTATCGCGGCAGGCTTCGACTCCAACAAGCCCACCGCCGAGGAACGTGCCGCACAGGCGGCGCAGTCCGCTCCCGCAACGGCACCTGCGGCTGAACCCAAGGCCGAACCTGCTCCTGCCGCGCAGTCCGCTCCCGCAGCCGAACCGGCCCAGGCGGCACCCCAGCAGGCGGCTCCGCAACAGGCCGCCCCTCAGCAGTCCCCGTTCACGTTTGCTCCAGCGCCGGGCGAAACCCCGCAGCCCCAGAATCCTTCGTATTCTGCCGACCTGGGCGACGATTTGGATATTCCGGATTTTCTTCGCTGACGAAGGCCTGAAAAATTTAAGGAAAGGAACCTTGTATGGCAGGGTTTATGAAGAACGCGATGTCCTACCTCGGCATGTCCGATGTGGCGGACGATGATGATTTCGCAGTGGAGGAGGCGCCCGCGCCGGCAGCCGAAGGCACGTTCGACTCCGACCACTCCGTGACGCCGATGCCTGCTGCTGCGCCGGCATCCCAGCAGTCGACCTCGTCCCGAACCACTCCTTTCCCCGGCAAGATGAGCCGTATCACCACCATCCATCCAAAGACCTATGAGGATGCGCAGATGGTGGGCCGCGCCATCCGCGACGGCATCCCCGTGGTGCTCAACCTGACCGGTGTAGCAGAACCGATCGCCTACCGTATCGTGGACTTCTCCGCCGGCGTGGTGTTCGGCGTGCACGGCTCCATGGAGCGTGTGACCCCGCGCGTGTTCCTGCTGAGCCCAGCCCAGGTGAACATCAAGGTCGAGGAGGCGTCTTCCGCGGATTCCGCACGAAGCCTGTTCGCCAGCTGAACCGGCAGGCTATCGCCTGACTGCATCGACGCCGTGGTGCGGATAGGCCGCGAAACACACACGGAATCGATAGGGGCGTCCGGAGCCATGGCTGTTCCGGGCGCCCGAATCATATGCGGCCGTTGCGCAAACGGCCGGCCAGTACGTTCCGGGCGTAATGCCCGCATTCCTTGATACGGTGGGTTTATGCTGATTTATCTGTTGTTGCGCATCATCAACTTTGCAATCGACGCGTACCTTGCGGTGCTGTTCATCCGTATGCTGCTGGACTGGGCCTCGATACTCTTCCCACGCTGGTATCCAAGAGGATTCGTGGCTGAGCTCATCAACGCCGTGTACATGGCGACCGAGCCTCCGCTGCGATGGCTGAGGCGCTACATTCCGCCGATCCGCATGGGTGCCATCGGATTGGATGTCAGCTTTATGGTGCTGTACTTCCTGCTCGTCGTGCTACGAGTGCTGATCTGACAGGCCAACGACAGGTCAAGACAAGCCAAAAGGCTTGAATAATCGCCGTTCTGCCCACATGAGACCGTGTTACGTGGTAAGGTCGAAAATGTTATCAACGTAACCGAGGCATACACGGCCTTGAATCGAGGTGTAATTTTATGGTTCTGTTGACGCCGAAGGACATCAGGGAACATCGTTTCCAGCTCGTGCGCTTCAAGGAAGGGTATAACGCTGACGAGGTCGACGAGTTCCTTGATCAGGTCACCGAGACCATTGAGGCTCTTGGTAAGCAGGCTGTCGCTGGCGGCCAGTCCACCCAGGCTCTTGGCCCGGAAGTCTCGTCGCTGAACACGAAGATCTCCGATCTTACTGCACAGGTGCAGCAGCTGCAGAACGAGAATACCGAACTGAAGAGCGTCGCTGCGGCTGCGTCCTCCAACAACGACAACGATGTTCTGACCGCCAAGCTGAACGAGGCCACCGCAAAGCTCTCCGAAACCGAAGAGGCGAACCGCACGCTTGCCTCCAGCAATGAGCAGCTGAAGGGCCAGGTCGATCAGCTGAACGCCCAGATCGACCAGCTCACCGCACAGGCGGCACAGGCTTCCGGCAATCAGGACGCCGTGGCCCAGCAGATCGCAGCGGTCCAGCAGGAGCGCGATCAGTTCCGCGCCCAGAGCGAACAGCTGCGCGGCCAGCTGGAGCAGTTCCAGGCCAACAACCAGCAGCTTCAGGCCCAGGGCCAGCAGCTTCAGGCTCAGGCCGGGGATCTCGCCAAGAAGCTTCAGGAATCCCAGAAGCGCGAAGAACAGCTGCGCGAACAGCTGTCCAAGGTCGAGCCGAGCACTGAAACCGGCTCCCTGCAGAAGATCGCCGGCGCCGCCGCAAGCGGTGGCAACGAGGCCGAACGCGCCACGGCAATGCTCTCCCTGGCCATGCAGCTGCATGATCAGTATGTCGACAAGGGCAAGGCCAAGGCTCAGGAGCTGGCCGAGGAAAGCCAGCGTGAGTATGACGCATTGATCGCCAAGGCCAACGAGTACTCCAACCATTCGCATGGCGAGGCCGACGAATACAACAAGCGCACCCATGCCGAGGCCGACGCCTACAGCGCGAAGACCCGCAACGATGCCGACGCCTATTCGCAGACCACGCGCGCCGAGGCCGACGCCTATTCCGAGAAGACCCGTCAGGATGCCGACACCTACCTGAGCGGCAAGCACAACGAGGCCGACGAATACGAGGCCCAGGTTCAGAGGCGTGCCTCCGAGTACGATCAGCAGACTCGTACCGCAGCCGACGAATACGAGGCCCAGGTTCAGAAGCGTGCCTCCGAGTACGATCAGCAGACTCGTACCGCAGCCGACGAATACGCTCAGCAGGTGCGTGACAACCTCACCCACCAGTCCAAGGTCATCGAAGGCAACATTCAGGGGCTCAAGCAGTTCGAGACCGAGTATCGTGCTCGCCTGACCGACTTCCTGAACAACCTGCAGCAGCAGGTGTCCGATAGCAACAACTACGACAAGATCGAGCAGCCTGGCCAGTGAGTGGCAAGACTCTAGCGGGACGGCCACGCGTGTGCGTGGCCGTCTTTGTGTGCGTGGCGGCGGTGGCCCTGCTGCTTGATCAGATCAGCAAGCTGTGGGCATTGTCCGCATTGTCAGGCGGCCAGTCGATGCGAGTCATCGACGGTCTGCTGTCGTTCACACTGGTGCGTAATCCGGGCGCTTCGCTGGGCCTGGGATCGAACTTCACCTGGGTGATTTCCATACTCGCCATGGTGGCTTGCGTGGTCATCGTGGTGCTCGGCCTGCGTACCACGTCCAAGGCATGGGCCGCGACGCTCGGTTGCGCTTTTGCGGGAGCGCTCGGCAATCTCGTCGATCGCGTGAGCTATGCGGATGGGTTCTTGAACGGCAAGGTCGTGGATTTCATCGATTACGGATGGTCCGTGGGCAATGTTGCCGATATTTTCCTCACCATCGCCGGCGTGGCCATTGTAGCGATGATTCTGGTGAACGTGCCGTTTTCCGACGAAGCGCAGTCGGCCGAATCCGTCGCCTCCGCGGAAGCGTCGGCATCGGCGTCAGCAGCATCGTCTGCACCGTCCGAACTCGAATCAAGCGAACAGGGAAGTAAGGCTCAATGAGTCGTGTGGTTCCAGCTCCAGATGCGCTTGTCGGCGCACGTTTCGATGTGGCCGTCTCCAAGATGCTTGGTGTTTCACGGTCCAAGGCCGCCACGCTGATCGACACCGGTCAGGTGCGTGTGCTCGATCGCGAGATCACCAAATCCACTACGCTTCAGGCGGGGGAGACCGTGGAGATCGACCTGGTCGAGGAACGCAAGGAGCCGGAACCCATCGCCAACGATATGGCGATCGTGTACGAGGACGACGACGTGGTCGTGGTCGACAAGCCGGTCGGCGTGGCCGCGCACGCATCCGTAGGCTGGACGGGTCCGACCGTGCTGGGCAGCCTGCTCGATCGCGGCGTGCATATCACCGCGTATGGTGCCGCAGGCAGGCAGGGCATTGTCTCCCGGCTTGACGTGGGTACATCTGGGTTGATGCTGGTATGCAAATCCGATCTGGCCTATGTGGAGATGCGCCGGCAGTTCGCCGAGCATGAGGTGGTCAAAACCTACCATGCGCTCGTGCAAGGCAATCTCAAAGAAGACAGGGCGACCATCGAAGCGCCGATCGGGCGTGCGAAGGTCTCCGATTTCCGGTTCTGCGTTACGCCTGCCGGCAAGCCGGCCATCACGCATTGGGATGTGATGGAGCGCTTCGGCAGCGAGGCCACCCTGGTCAAAGTAAATTTGGAAACAGGGCGCACGCATCAGATCCGCGTGCATTTTTCGTCCATCGGGCATCCGCTGGTGGGCGACCACATGTATGGCGCGAACCCGGTGCTTGCCGAGGATCTGAACATCGAACGCCAGTGGCTGCACGCCATGCAGCTGGAATTCCGCCATCCACGCACACATGTGTGGACCACGGTGACCAGCTCGTACCCGGCCGATCTTGCGCATGCGCTGGACGCCATGCGGGCGCGGCACGCCGATAATGGCGAAGCCCCTGCCCGCTGACGCACGGTCGCAGAGTCCGCTGAATCTGCTGATACGGCTCGTATAGCACGGGCATCTTCCCCAAACCGCCGATGCTCAGCCTCCTCTCAGTGTCGGTAGTTTAGGTGTTCCTCAATCTGCCGACGGTGAGAGACGTGTGAGCGTCGGCAGATTGAGAAAAGAGTTGCCGTTGGACGCCAGTCCAATCGGTTGTGCATTCAATCAGTGCATGTAAATCAGTGCATGTAAATCAATGCATGCGGTACATTAGAGAGTATGTCTGATTCGGGAAACTTCGTACATCTGCACAATCACACGCATTATTCGCTGCTGGACGGCGCGTCGAAAATCCCCGAATTGGCGAAATACGCGGCCGATCTCAGTATGCCGGCAGTTGGCATCACCGATCACGGCAACATGCATGGCGCCTACGAGATGTATACCAACTGCGTCAAAGTTGGCGTCAAGCCGATTATCGGCATCGAAGCGTATGTGACGCCGGAAACCGCCCGTCAGGATAAAAGCCGCGTGCATTGGGGCACCGAAGCCCAGCGGCGCGACGACGTGTCCGGCGGCGGTCTGATCACCCACCTGACGTTGTGGGCGGAGAACGACGAGGGCTTGGTGAACCTCATCAAAGCCAGTTCCGTAGCCAACCTTGAAGGCCGCGTGCAACGCTACCCGCGTATGGATAAAGAGGTGCTTTCCACCTATTCCAAGGGTGTGATCTGCGGGTCCGGCTGCCCGTCTGGCATCATCCAGACCAGGCTTGCGCTGGGCCAGTTTGACGAGGCACTGCGTGCGGCAGGCGAATTGCAGGACATTTTCGGCAAAGACAATTTCTTCATCGAGATCATGGACCATGGGCTGACCATCGAAAACCGCAATATCCCCGGTCTGCTCGAAATCGCCAAGAAGCTCGATGCACCGCTGCTGGCCACGAACGATTCCCACTACGTGCACGCCGAGGATGCGGAGGCGCAGGACGCCATGTTGTGCATCAACTCCGGCAGTCATCTGGACGATCCTAACCGTTTCAAATTCGACGGCACGGGCTACTACCTGAAGCCCGCCGAGGAGATGCGCGAGATCTTCAAGGAATTCCCGGGGGCATGCGACAACACGCTGGAAATTGCCGAACGGTGCAACGTGATGTTCGACGATCACGAGGACGGCGCGTTCATGCCGCAGTTCGACTGCCCCGAAGGCTGGGATGAGGCGTCGCTCTTCCTGAAGAAGGTGGAGGAAGGCCTGGAACGCCGGTACGACAACAATGTGCCGGAGGAGGTGTCCAAGCAGGCCGACTACGAGTGCGGTGTGATCTGCCAGATGCAGTTCTGCGGCTACTTCCTGGTGGTGGCCGACTACATCCAGTGGGTGAAGGACCACGGCATCATGGTGGGGCCGGGGCGTGGCTCCGCGGCAGGTTCGATGGTGGCCTATGCCATGGGCATCACCGAACTCGACCCGTTGAAGCATGGTCTGATCTTCGAACGCTTCCTGAACCCGGAACGTGTGTCGCTGCCTGATATCGATGTCGATTTCGACCCGGAGGGGCGTCTGCACGTCATCGACTACTGCGGTGAGAAGTACGGCCGCGACAAGGTGGCGCAGTGCGTGATCTACGGTGTGATCAAAACCAAGCAGGCGTTGAAGGATTCCGCACGCATCATGGGCTACGACTTTGCCATGGGCGACAAGGTCACCAAGGCGCTGCCGCCGAGCAAGAACGGCAAGGACGCGAGCCTGAAGGAGATCTTCGATCCCACGTCGAAGCATTATGCCGAGGCGCGTGAGTTCCGCGAACTGTATGAGTCCGATCCGGACGCGCACAAGATCATCGACAAGGCGAAGACCATCGAGGGGCTGATCCGCCAGACCGGTGTGCACGCCTGCGCCACCATCATGGGTAGCGAGCCGATCACCGATACTTCGCCGCTGCTGCAGCGCGTGGATAACACCGTCACCACCACGTTCGAATACCATACGTGCGAAACGCTGGGTCTGGTCAAGATGGATTTCCTTGGCCTGTCCAACTTGACGGTCATCCAGGACACGTTGAAGAACATCGTGGCCAACGGCAAGGACCCGGTGGACTACACCAAGATTCCGCTGGACGACAAGGAAACCTACCAGCTGTTGGCGCGTGGCGACACTCTGGGCGTGTTCCAGCTTGATTCCGACGGCATGCGTGCGCTGCTCAAATCGTTGAAGCCCGATAACTTCAACGATATTTCCGCACTGATCGCGTTGTACCGCCCGGGCCCGATGGATATGGATTCGCATAACAACTATGCGAAGCGTAAGAACGGATTGCAGAAGATCGAGCCGATCCACCCGGAGCTGGAGGAGCCGCTCAAGCAGGTGCTCGACGAGACGTACGGTCTGATCGTGTACCAGGAGCAGGTGCAGTCGGCGGCGCGAATCCTGGCGGGCTATTCGCTGGGCAAGGCAGACGTGCTGCGCCGAGCCATGGGCAAGAAGAAGCCGGAGGTGCTGGCCAAGGAGAAGATCCCGTTCTTCCAGGGCATGAAGGAGCACGGGTATTCCGAAGAGGCCGCGCAGGCCGTGTGGGATGTGCTCGTGCCGTTCTCCGGCTATGCGTTCAACAAGGCGCATTCCGCCGCATACGGTTTGATCTCGTATTGGACGGCGTATCTGAAGACGCATTACCCGGTCGAGTTCATGGCCGCGTTGCTGCAGGGCACCAAGGACAACAAGGACAAGACCGCGTTGTACTTGGGCGAGGCTAGGCGCATGGGCATCCAGGTGCTGTCGCCGGATGTGAATGAATCCGTGTACGCCTACTCCGCTGTGGGCGACGTGGTGCGCTTCGGTTTGGGCGCCATCCGCAACGTGGGTGATAAGGCCGTGGCCGACATCATCGCCGAGCGTGAGGGCAAGCGCGGCAAGTTCGTGAACTTCATGGACTTCGTGCGTCGTGTGCCGCTCAGCGCGTTGAACCGTCGTTTGGTGGAATCGCTGATCAAGGCCGGCGCGTTCGATTCGATTGATCCGAATCGTCGTGCGCTGTATCAGATTCACGAAACCGCTATCGAATCGGTGGTGGGTTTGAAGCGCAAGGAGGCCGAAGGCCAGTTTGATCTGTTCAGCGACATGGATGATGCCGACGAACAGGATGTGATGGGCGACGCTTCCGTCACCGTGCCCGATGTGGAGGAGTGGGATAAGAAGACCAAGCTGAATTTCGAACGCGAGATGCTGGGCCTGTATGTGTCCGACCATCCGCTGTCCGGTATGACGGCTGTGCTTGCCGGGTTGCGTGAGATGTCGATCGCGCATCTGATCGACAGGGCCAAGACCATGGGCGAGGGCCAGCAGGTGACCATCGCCGGTCTGGTCACCAACGTGGACCGCCGCGTGTCCAAGCGTGGCAATGCGTGGGCGATTGTGACCGTCGAGGATCTGGAAAGCTCGATTCAGTGCATGTTCTTCGGCAAGGTGTATGAGGCGGCGGCCGCCGAGCTTACCGTCGATCAGGTGGTGCAGATCCGGGGCATGGTGGAACTGCGCGACGAGACGGTGAGCATGCGCGCCACCGAAATGCAGGTGCCTACGTTGGAGGCGGCGGACGAACGGCCGGTGATCATTACCCTGCCGCAGGCTGCGCTGGATCGGCGGCATATGATGCAGCTGGGGCATGTGCTGACGAATCATCCGGGGTATTGCGAGGTGAAGCTTGCGGTTATGGATGCCAAAGGCAACGCCGAGGTGATGACGTTCGGCGACCGGTTCCGGGTGAAGCGTGACACCAGTTTGTTCGCCGAGATCAAGATCCTGTTCGGCCCAAGCTGCCTTCCCACCGCCTAGTTCAGCTCCTTGCAAACTACCGACGCTGGCACCCCTCTCAGCGTCGGTAGTTTGGGTTCTTCTCAAACTGTAGACGCTGACGGTGTTCTGAGCGTCGGTGGTTTGGGGTTCCTCAATCTGTCGATTGTGTAGGAGGAACAGGGGCTTCCGTATGATGATCCGACCGTAGGCTTGGCTGCTGAGCCGTGAAGCGATAGATGCTTTTGTGGGGAAGCAAAGACGTCCGTATGGCATGTGAGACCGTAGGCTTGGCCGAACGGCCTTGAGTGTGTCGAACATGTCATACGGACGTCTGGTCATACCGGGGAATACCGGGGAATACCGGAATACAAAGCCCATGATACGAAAACGCCCGCTGCGGAAGTTGCAACGGGCGTTTTCGCGGAAAGAGGTGATGAAAAAGAAAGGAAGTGGGGGATTACTTGCCGGCTGCGGCGAGGTAATCCGGGATCTGCTCCGGGTACTCCGGCCATGCGCCGTTCTGGGTGCATACGAAGGCGGAGGTGTTCACGGCCTTGCGGTGCGCTTCGACCAGGGAATCGCCCTGCAGGATGCGTGCGGTGAACGTGCCGGAGAAGGAGTCGCCTGCGCCAACGGTGTCGACTACTTCCACGCGCGCGGTGTCGACGGTGGAGGTTTCGCCCTTCTTGGAGATGATGGTGGAGTAGGCGGCGCCGGCGGTCAGGATCACGTAGTCGAGGTCGAACTTGTCCATGAACCAGTGGCATGCGTCTTCACCGGAGGTGCCGCGGATGTCGAACATGTCGCGCAGGAGCAGGAGCTCTTCGTCGTTGATCTTGAATACGGTGGCGTAGCCGAGCAGTTCTTCGATGAGTTCCTTGGAGTAGTGGTCGCCGCGCAGGTTGATGTCGAAGAACTTCATTGCTTCGGGCTTGGCGTGCTTGAGCAGTTCGGTGATGGTGGCGTGGGATTCGGGGGAGCGCAGGGCCAGGGTGCCGTAGCAGATGGCGTCGGCCTGCTGCACGATGTCGATGAGCTGACGGGTGTAGAGGATGTGGTCCCATGCAACGCCCTTGATGATGGTGTACTCCGGGATGCCGTTGCGCAGTTCGACTTCGACGGTGGAGGTGGGCCATGCGTTGCGTTGGATGACGGCGTGGATGCCTGCCTTGGCGGTTTCGGCCAGCAGTTCGTCGCCGAGTTCGTCTTCGCCGACGGCGCTGATGGAGTAGCCTTCGGCGCCGTTCTTCATGGCGTGGTAGGCGAAGTTGACGGGGGCGCCGCCTGCGCGCTTGCCGGTGGGGAGCATGTCCCAGAGCAGTTCGCCGAGGGAGAGCACGATTGGCTTGGTCATGATGGGTTCCTTCCGTTGTGGTGGATTGTGGTGTTTTTCGCTAGTTGAAGCTGAAAAAATCTGATGGGTGGTCGAGCAGGTAGTTGATTGCCACGGCCGCTGCGCCTAGGACTGTGGCATCCGTGGGCATGGTGGTGAGCCGTATGGTGGTGGATTCGTAGATTTCCGGTATGGCTCGTTGCCTGACGGTTCGTTTGATTTCGTCGAGTAGGGGTTGGCCTGCTTCGGAGACAATGTCTCCGATGACGATGGTGTGCGGGTTGAATGTGTTGAAGATGATGAGGCAGCCGTAGCCGATGTAGGTGCCGATGGTGCGGATCATGGCGAGTGCTGCTTCGTCGCCGTGGTGTGCGAGTGCGAAGAGTGCGCGGCATGCTTCGGTGTGGCTCATACTGTCTGCGCCGTTGACGATGGTGCCGTTGTCGATGAGCATTTGGTGGATGGCTGGGGTGGAGCAGTAGCATTCCAGACAGCCGATGTTGCCGCAGTCGCAGGGTTTGCCGTTGACGTCGATGGAGACGTGGCCGATTTCGGTGGCGGTGCCGAGGGCGCCGTTGATGATGCGTCCGTGGTCGATGACGCCGAGGCCTACGCCTTCGCCGACGAGGTAGTAGGCGAGGTTGGGTTCGCCGTTGCTGTTGGGGTCGAAGAGGGAGTTGGCGAGTACGCCTGCGCGGGCGTCTTGTTCGATGAAGACGGGGACGGTGAAGCTGTTGGCGAATTCGTCGATGAAGTTGATGGCGCGCCAGCCTTGCATGGAGGATACGACGGCGGTGTGGCCGTTGTTGCGCAGGTAGGGGCCGGGGACGGCCATGCCGATGGCCACGATGGTGGGGTCTTCGTGCAGGAGCTGTTCGATGGTGCTGTGCACGGTGGCGATGGTTTCGCCGATGGTGTCGTTTGATACGTAGGGGAGTGTGGTGAGGCTGGATTGGTTGCCGGTGAGGTCGAAGACGCCGATTTGTACGAGGGAGCGTGCGAATTTGACGCCGATGACGTGGAAGTGTGCTGTGTCGAGTGCCAGGCCGATGGAGCGACGGTTTTTCTTGCCGTCGAGGTCGCCGGTTTCTTCGATGGCGTGCGCTTCGATGAGTTGTGCGGTGATTTTTGGTGATGGCTGCTGGGGTGAGGCCGAGGGCTGTGGCGATTTGCGCGCGTGAGCTGACGCCGTTGCGGTAGAGGTGTCGCATGATGCGGGAGCGGTTGGTTTCGGCGATTCCTGCCTGTGATGCTGCGTTGATGGTGGGGCTTGCCATGGCTGACACCTCCTTGAGTCTGTTCTCTCATCCTTGAATCTGAACTTGATTAAGATATTAACGCAGTTAATACAAAGATGCAAGCCATACCCGCATGGCGTGTCGCTGGTCGGCGGCGGCAATGCCGCTCCGATGGCGTCGTTTCATATTGTGGACGCTTCGTCAATGATGGCATATCGCGTCAAAACGTTGCAATGCCTTATAATCCGGCCGATTCCCGGCAGGCGTTCTCTTCAGGTGAAACGGCAAAGAAACATTAGGTGGTTACGTTAGCCCACAGCCTGCGCCATTTAGGGCGGCGCGGGAGATAGAGAGAGGTATCCCTCATGAATGCTAAGAAGATTATGGCTGCCGCCGTATCCGTGGCCGCCATCGCATCGCTTGCCGCATGCGGCGGCGTAAAGGACGATGCCACGGCAGGCAATGCCATCACCATCGGCACTACCGACAAGATCACCAGCCTTGATCCGGCAGGCTCCTACGACAACGGCTCCTACGCCGCGCAGATTCAGGTAT comes from the Bifidobacterium angulatum DSM 20098 = JCM 7096 genome and includes:
- the ftsZ gene encoding cell division protein FtsZ, which translates into the protein MSENAQTELNDKTNIKVVGVGGAGGNAVNRMIAEGLQNVEFVAINTDAKDLLRSDADVKISLSDQTSRGLGAGADPEKGAKAAQDHQSDIEEALKGADMVFVTCGEGGGTGTGASPIVARAAHQQGALTIAVVTRPFSFEGPQRAASAKFGIENLRQEVDALIVIPNDRLLELSDRSITIMDAFKTADGALLSGVQGITDLITSNSYIHVDFSDVTAILRGAGTALFGIGSARGEDRATQAAELAISSPLLEESIEGAHGALINVAGPTDIGLQEASAAVELVRKAIHPEAQIIWGLALDDAYGDEVRITVIAAGFDSNKPTAEERAAQAAQSAPATAPAAEPKAEPAPAAQSAPAAEPAQAAPQQAAPQQAAPQQSPFTFAPAPGETPQPQNPSYSADLGDDLDIPDFLR
- a CDS encoding cell division protein SepF, with the protein product MAGFMKNAMSYLGMSDVADDDDFAVEEAPAPAAEGTFDSDHSVTPMPAAAPASQQSTSSRTTPFPGKMSRITTIHPKTYEDAQMVGRAIRDGIPVVLNLTGVAEPIAYRIVDFSAGVVFGVHGSMERVTPRVFLLSPAQVNIKVEEASSADSARSLFAS
- a CDS encoding YggT family protein, with product MLIYLLLRIINFAIDAYLAVLFIRMLLDWASILFPRWYPRGFVAELINAVYMATEPPLRWLRRYIPPIRMGAIGLDVSFMVLYFLLVVLRVLI
- a CDS encoding DivIVA domain-containing protein, which produces MVLLTPKDIREHRFQLVRFKEGYNADEVDEFLDQVTETIEALGKQAVAGGQSTQALGPEVSSLNTKISDLTAQVQQLQNENTELKSVAAAASSNNDNDVLTAKLNEATAKLSETEEANRTLASSNEQLKGQVDQLNAQIDQLTAQAAQASGNQDAVAQQIAAVQQERDQFRAQSEQLRGQLEQFQANNQQLQAQGQQLQAQAGDLAKKLQESQKREEQLREQLSKVEPSTETGSLQKIAGAAASGGNEAERATAMLSLAMQLHDQYVDKGKAKAQELAEESQREYDALIAKANEYSNHSHGEADEYNKRTHAEADAYSAKTRNDADAYSQTTRAEADAYSEKTRQDADTYLSGKHNEADEYEAQVQRRASEYDQQTRTAADEYEAQVQKRASEYDQQTRTAADEYAQQVRDNLTHQSKVIEGNIQGLKQFETEYRARLTDFLNNLQQQVSDSNNYDKIEQPGQ
- a CDS encoding signal peptidase II, with the protein product MSGKTLAGRPRVCVAVFVCVAAVALLLDQISKLWALSALSGGQSMRVIDGLLSFTLVRNPGASLGLGSNFTWVISILAMVACVVIVVLGLRTTSKAWAATLGCAFAGALGNLVDRVSYADGFLNGKVVDFIDYGWSVGNVADIFLTIAGVAIVAMILVNVPFSDEAQSAESVASAEASASASAASSAPSELESSEQGSKAQ
- a CDS encoding RluA family pseudouridine synthase; this encodes MSRVVPAPDALVGARFDVAVSKMLGVSRSKAATLIDTGQVRVLDREITKSTTLQAGETVEIDLVEERKEPEPIANDMAIVYEDDDVVVVDKPVGVAAHASVGWTGPTVLGSLLDRGVHITAYGAAGRQGIVSRLDVGTSGLMLVCKSDLAYVEMRRQFAEHEVVKTYHALVQGNLKEDRATIEAPIGRAKVSDFRFCVTPAGKPAITHWDVMERFGSEATLVKVNLETGRTHQIRVHFSSIGHPLVGDHMYGANPVLAEDLNIERQWLHAMQLEFRHPRTHVWTTVTSSYPADLAHALDAMRARHADNGEAPAR
- the dnaE gene encoding DNA polymerase III subunit alpha gives rise to the protein MSDSGNFVHLHNHTHYSLLDGASKIPELAKYAADLSMPAVGITDHGNMHGAYEMYTNCVKVGVKPIIGIEAYVTPETARQDKSRVHWGTEAQRRDDVSGGGLITHLTLWAENDEGLVNLIKASSVANLEGRVQRYPRMDKEVLSTYSKGVICGSGCPSGIIQTRLALGQFDEALRAAGELQDIFGKDNFFIEIMDHGLTIENRNIPGLLEIAKKLDAPLLATNDSHYVHAEDAEAQDAMLCINSGSHLDDPNRFKFDGTGYYLKPAEEMREIFKEFPGACDNTLEIAERCNVMFDDHEDGAFMPQFDCPEGWDEASLFLKKVEEGLERRYDNNVPEEVSKQADYECGVICQMQFCGYFLVVADYIQWVKDHGIMVGPGRGSAAGSMVAYAMGITELDPLKHGLIFERFLNPERVSLPDIDVDFDPEGRLHVIDYCGEKYGRDKVAQCVIYGVIKTKQALKDSARIMGYDFAMGDKVTKALPPSKNGKDASLKEIFDPTSKHYAEAREFRELYESDPDAHKIIDKAKTIEGLIRQTGVHACATIMGSEPITDTSPLLQRVDNTVTTTFEYHTCETLGLVKMDFLGLSNLTVIQDTLKNIVANGKDPVDYTKIPLDDKETYQLLARGDTLGVFQLDSDGMRALLKSLKPDNFNDISALIALYRPGPMDMDSHNNYAKRKNGLQKIEPIHPELEEPLKQVLDETYGLIVYQEQVQSAARILAGYSLGKADVLRRAMGKKKPEVLAKEKIPFFQGMKEHGYSEEAAQAVWDVLVPFSGYAFNKAHSAAYGLISYWTAYLKTHYPVEFMAALLQGTKDNKDKTALYLGEARRMGIQVLSPDVNESVYAYSAVGDVVRFGLGAIRNVGDKAVADIIAEREGKRGKFVNFMDFVRRVPLSALNRRLVESLIKAGAFDSIDPNRRALYQIHETAIESVVGLKRKEAEGQFDLFSDMDDADEQDVMGDASVTVPDVEEWDKKTKLNFEREMLGLYVSDHPLSGMTAVLAGLREMSIAHLIDRAKTMGEGQQVTIAGLVTNVDRRVSKRGNAWAIVTVEDLESSIQCMFFGKVYEAAAAELTVDQVVQIRGMVELRDETVSMRATEMQVPTLEAADERPVIITLPQAALDRRHMMQLGHVLTNHPGYCEVKLAVMDAKGNAEVMTFGDRFRVKRDTSLFAEIKILFGPSCLPTA
- a CDS encoding carbohydrate kinase family protein translates to MTKPIVLSLGELLWDMLPTGKRAGGAPVNFAYHAMKNGAEGYSISAVGEDELGDELLAETAKAGIHAVIQRNAWPTSTVEVELRNGIPEYTIIKGVAWDHILYTRQLIDIVQQADAICYGTLALRSPESHATITELLKHAKPEAMKFFDINLRGDHYSKELIEELLGYATVFKINDEELLLLRDMFDIRGTSGEDACHWFMDKFDLDYVILTAGAAYSTIISKKGETSTVDTARVEVVDTVGAGDSFSGTFTARILQGDSLVEAHRKAVNTSAFVCTQNGAWPEYPEQIPDYLAAAGK